The following are encoded together in the Bacillus sp. NP157 genome:
- a CDS encoding GNAT family N-acetyltransferase — protein MDQTYTFTVPRLETARFHLREYRPGDFEAFAAHLADPESMTHLNLSDRKTAWRVFGSHAGLWLLGGAGWWAIEDKATGQVLGNVGAFFRDGFETLEMGWNTYRTAWGKGVAREAGAAALAYALDVRREAKVQALISDANEASKRVAARLGFRYEGEVLLNGKTTGCYVIRQGDASMEAAR, from the coding sequence ATGGACCAGACGTATACGTTCACCGTTCCCCGGCTGGAAACCGCGCGGTTCCACCTGCGCGAGTATCGACCAGGCGATTTCGAGGCCTTCGCGGCGCATCTCGCCGATCCGGAAAGCATGACCCACCTCAACCTGTCCGATCGGAAGACGGCGTGGCGGGTGTTCGGCTCGCATGCCGGGCTCTGGCTGCTGGGTGGTGCCGGGTGGTGGGCGATCGAGGATAAAGCCACCGGCCAGGTGCTCGGCAACGTCGGTGCATTCTTCCGCGACGGGTTCGAGACGCTGGAGATGGGCTGGAATACCTATCGCACGGCGTGGGGGAAGGGTGTCGCTCGCGAGGCGGGTGCGGCAGCGCTGGCATACGCACTCGATGTCAGGCGCGAGGCGAAGGTGCAGGCGTTGATCTCGGATGCAAACGAGGCGTCGAAGCGCGTGGCGGCACGGCTGGGCTTCCGCTACGAAGGCGAGGTGCTGCTCAATGGCAAGACGACTGGCTGCTATGTAATCCGACAGGGCGACGCGTCGATGGAGGCCGCACGATGA
- a CDS encoding membrane-bound PQQ-dependent dehydrogenase, glucose/quinate/shikimate family: protein MTSSESALAHWGRLLLALVLGLFGLSMLVGGARLISLGGNWYYAIAGVLSIASAVGLFRRRTSATLWFGVLFVLTLLWTIWESGADYWGWVPRFALILIFAIAFSFLLPSLHRGQLSKAITRGIPALLIAAFVVAGGLAFVPHHVTAASNVPAVGDNPFAADTGPSTESGIPSTDWPAYGGNQAAQRYTSATQITPANVKDLQVAWTAKVGDIPTDTRWGVQNTPLKIGNLVYVCGYLNKVVALDAATGEHKWEFDPGITPKSVPYTPSCRSMSFYEDPASVTAKATTGTPDAAAPAPATGALCDRRIIVGTLDARVIELDAQTGQRCTGFGQNGEVSLTVDMGKVYHGYVAITSPPVVIRDTIVVGHTTVDGQRAFGPAGVTKAYDVKTGALKWAWDAAAPNDPAPRQGDDLYKRGSPDVWTSFTGDNKLGLVFLPVANASGDYYSSSRTADELKYSPSLTALDVETGMPRWTFQNTHHDVWDYDPGSPPTLVDYPQADGTKVPAIIFPTKNGEFYVLNRETGKSLFGVEERPVPQGGLEPAARSATQPFSKFNSVAQPDLKPENMWGLTPIDQLVCRIQFAKADYRGKFTPPDTKHPIIDYPGYNGGVDWGGVAFDPARGLIISNYNDMPNYVNLVTRAEADKLGWKARDVLNDPVQEARAEGAGDPQEGVPVAVNVNAGWQLPATGMLCKEPPYGGIRAIDIRDGRTVWDRPFGTARENGPFGLPTGLPIQIGTPNNGGSVVTKSGLVFIAAATDNLIRAIDITTGETIWSAPLPAGAQAMPMVYEQDGREFVVITATGHHFMHTPKGNYVVAYALPKH, encoded by the coding sequence ATGACTTCATCGGAGAGTGCCCTCGCACATTGGGGCAGGCTTTTGCTTGCGCTGGTGCTGGGCCTGTTTGGCCTGTCCATGCTGGTCGGCGGTGCACGCCTGATCAGCCTCGGCGGTAACTGGTACTACGCCATCGCCGGCGTCCTCAGCATCGCCAGCGCGGTGGGCCTTTTCCGCCGCCGCACCAGCGCCACGCTGTGGTTCGGCGTGCTGTTCGTGCTCACCCTGCTGTGGACGATCTGGGAGTCGGGTGCCGACTACTGGGGTTGGGTGCCGCGCTTCGCGCTGATCCTGATCTTCGCGATCGCCTTCTCGTTCCTGCTGCCGAGCCTGCATCGCGGCCAGCTGTCGAAGGCCATCACCCGCGGCATCCCCGCGCTGCTGATCGCCGCCTTCGTGGTCGCCGGTGGCCTGGCCTTCGTGCCGCACCACGTCACGGCAGCGAGCAACGTGCCGGCGGTCGGCGACAATCCGTTCGCGGCCGACACCGGCCCGAGCACCGAGAGCGGCATCCCGTCGACCGACTGGCCCGCTTACGGCGGCAACCAGGCGGCGCAGCGCTACACCTCGGCCACGCAGATCACCCCGGCCAACGTGAAGGACCTGCAGGTCGCCTGGACCGCGAAGGTCGGCGACATCCCGACCGATACGCGCTGGGGCGTGCAGAACACCCCGCTGAAGATCGGCAACCTGGTCTACGTCTGCGGCTACCTCAACAAGGTGGTGGCACTGGACGCGGCCACGGGTGAGCACAAGTGGGAATTCGACCCCGGCATCACGCCGAAGTCGGTGCCGTACACCCCGTCGTGCCGCTCGATGAGCTTCTACGAAGACCCGGCCAGCGTCACGGCCAAGGCCACGACGGGCACGCCCGACGCGGCCGCACCCGCCCCGGCCACCGGCGCACTGTGCGACCGTCGCATCATCGTCGGCACGCTCGACGCACGCGTCATCGAGCTCGATGCGCAGACCGGCCAGCGTTGCACGGGCTTCGGCCAGAACGGCGAAGTCAGCCTCACCGTCGACATGGGCAAGGTCTACCACGGCTACGTGGCGATCACTTCGCCGCCGGTCGTGATCCGCGACACCATCGTCGTCGGCCACACCACCGTCGACGGCCAGCGCGCCTTCGGCCCGGCTGGCGTCACCAAGGCATACGACGTCAAGACCGGTGCCCTGAAGTGGGCCTGGGATGCCGCTGCGCCGAACGATCCGGCTCCGCGCCAGGGCGACGACCTCTACAAGCGCGGCTCGCCCGATGTGTGGACCTCGTTCACCGGCGACAACAAGCTTGGCCTGGTCTTCCTGCCGGTCGCCAATGCATCGGGTGACTACTACTCGAGCAGCCGCACGGCCGACGAGCTGAAGTACTCGCCGTCGCTCACCGCGCTGGATGTCGAAACCGGCATGCCGCGCTGGACCTTCCAGAACACCCATCACGACGTGTGGGATTACGATCCGGGTTCCCCGCCCACGCTGGTGGACTATCCGCAGGCGGACGGCACCAAGGTGCCGGCGATCATCTTCCCGACCAAGAACGGTGAGTTCTACGTCCTCAACCGCGAGACCGGCAAGTCGCTGTTCGGCGTGGAAGAGCGTCCGGTGCCGCAGGGTGGCCTCGAGCCGGCGGCGCGCAGCGCGACCCAGCCGTTCTCGAAGTTCAACTCGGTGGCCCAGCCGGACCTCAAGCCCGAGAATATGTGGGGCCTGACCCCGATCGACCAGCTCGTCTGCCGCATCCAGTTCGCCAAGGCCGACTACCGCGGCAAGTTCACGCCGCCGGATACGAAGCACCCGATCATCGATTACCCGGGCTACAACGGTGGCGTCGACTGGGGTGGCGTGGCGTTCGATCCGGCCCGTGGCCTGATCATCTCCAACTACAACGACATGCCGAACTACGTGAACCTGGTGACCCGCGCCGAAGCCGACAAGCTGGGCTGGAAGGCACGCGACGTGCTCAACGACCCGGTGCAGGAAGCCCGTGCCGAAGGCGCAGGCGATCCGCAGGAAGGCGTCCCGGTCGCCGTGAACGTCAACGCAGGCTGGCAGCTCCCGGCCACCGGCATGCTGTGCAAGGAGCCCCCGTACGGCGGCATCCGCGCGATCGACATCCGTGACGGCCGCACCGTGTGGGACCGCCCGTTCGGCACCGCGCGTGAAAACGGTCCGTTCGGCCTGCCGACCGGCCTGCCGATCCAGATCGGTACGCCGAACAACGGTGGCTCGGTGGTGACGAAGTCCGGCCTGGTGTTCATCGCCGCGGCGACCGACAACCTGATCCGCGCGATCGACATCACCACCGGCGAAACCATCTGGTCCGCACCGCTGCCCGCGGGCGCCCAGGCCATGCCGATGGTCTACGAGCAGGACGGCCGCGAATTCGTGGTCATCACCGCCACCGGCCACCACTTCATGCACACGCCGAAGGGCAACTACGTCGTAGCCTACGCCCTACCCAAGCACTAA
- a CDS encoding LacI family DNA-binding transcriptional regulator: protein MSRTLPNPPGATRAQPSSTAVARLAGVSQSTVSRVFSASGAAVSPAVREKVMKAAAELNYRPNALPAILQTGRSGIVAVVVGGFYNPFFTEFLRCVTEVLRAHRLEIMLVDTHSDDNLNEIVGELSRYRIDGVISAMAIGSARVARTLESAGIPIVAVNSKRVGTLRTVSTDNRSAGGVAADLLVDGGCRKIAYLAGRESQSQTEREKGFLKRLQSRGMPVPDRLVAGFSYEEGYAAAKALLSSGSRPDGIFCVNDLVAIGAMDALRIEYGLSVPGDIQVIGFDDIPMAGWRAYDVTTFHQDMQALAEGSVALLADEPVKPSITIPPRLVLRGTTRPPR from the coding sequence ATGTCCCGGACCCTGCCTAACCCGCCAGGCGCGACGCGCGCCCAGCCTTCCTCCACCGCCGTTGCACGCCTTGCCGGGGTCTCCCAGTCCACCGTGTCACGGGTGTTCAGTGCGAGCGGTGCGGCAGTGTCGCCGGCCGTGCGCGAAAAGGTGATGAAGGCCGCCGCCGAGCTCAACTACCGCCCGAACGCGTTGCCGGCGATCCTGCAGACCGGGCGCTCCGGCATCGTCGCCGTGGTCGTCGGTGGCTTCTACAACCCGTTCTTCACCGAGTTCCTGCGTTGCGTCACCGAGGTACTGCGCGCGCACCGCCTCGAGATCATGCTGGTGGACACGCACAGCGACGATAACCTCAACGAGATCGTGGGCGAGCTGTCGCGCTACCGGATCGACGGGGTGATCAGCGCCATGGCGATCGGCTCGGCGCGCGTGGCACGGACGCTGGAAAGCGCCGGCATCCCGATCGTCGCCGTGAACTCGAAGCGGGTAGGCACGTTGCGTACCGTATCGACCGATAACCGTTCGGCCGGTGGCGTGGCCGCCGACCTGCTGGTGGACGGCGGCTGCCGGAAGATCGCTTACCTCGCCGGTCGTGAGAGCCAGTCGCAGACCGAGCGCGAGAAAGGCTTCCTCAAGCGACTGCAATCGCGCGGGATGCCGGTGCCGGATCGCCTCGTCGCCGGCTTCAGCTACGAGGAAGGCTACGCCGCGGCGAAGGCCTTGCTGTCCTCGGGCAGCCGCCCCGACGGGATCTTCTGCGTCAACGACCTGGTCGCCATCGGCGCGATGGACGCGTTGCGCATCGAGTACGGGCTGTCCGTGCCCGGCGATATCCAGGTCATCGGCTTCGACGACATCCCCATGGCCGGCTGGCGGGCGTACGACGTCACCACCTTCCACCAGGATATGCAGGCACTGGCGGAAGGCAGCGTCGCGCTGCTGGCCGACGAGCCGGTGAAGCCGTCGATCACCATCCCGCCGCGGCTGGTCTTGCGCGGCACGACGCGTCCACCGCGCTAG
- a CDS encoding acyltransferase, protein MKSQANGHTYFPYIDGLRALAVLAVMLYHLNSAWLPGGFSGVDVFFVISGYVVATSVGSRPQASLPSFASYFVARRLQRIAPALVVCLLVTALVDAVFVPDAWLSHRNQVTGRFAFFGFSNVVMARADNDYFSPIAELNPYTHTWSLGVEEQFYLLFPVLFFLWLRGGRWRWGVTAVTAAASLSSLVYGAWLGPRDPTQAFYLLGSRFWEIGAGVLLYQLQALWPAAPLQDAATSQRHWLVGALASLALVIAGFVVSQPGSFPAPGGWMPVLGTLGLLLCLRHVELTHPFVRVLAEGPMATVGRLSYSLYLWHWPVFVLFRWTIGLATWPLQGLAVALSGILAVASYRYIETPARRAEGLRRLPRPMVAALGLAFVFSGLWVMKQITHSQPVLSVSTVTTHARDWYPDAGRIAREAPACAVPSTSVALGKGSRQTFEGSRCTSEPTAPNVYVIGDSHAVALSEMLAGYARDTGAVVTLYENEGCPFLSLQAWRDDTVHCAASSQRVLDDLVTRVKPGDVVFLPSLRMPRHVDQWAVVDSGTGSGGTAPQPASAGGDTLQASVARGEPVLARIQATGARTVITAPNLLLKLPLFRCADSYDRMNPVCRAGADVDRATFEKQRAPMLAAVHELAASQPNASVWDPFPLMCPPGPVCHAYLDGHPLFFDGDHVSGFTNRLLLPAFERAMRATRS, encoded by the coding sequence ATGAAAAGCCAAGCCAACGGCCATACCTACTTCCCGTACATCGATGGGCTGCGCGCCCTCGCCGTGCTGGCGGTCATGCTCTACCACCTCAACAGTGCGTGGCTGCCGGGTGGCTTCTCGGGCGTCGACGTGTTCTTCGTCATCTCCGGCTACGTCGTCGCCACCTCGGTCGGCTCGCGACCGCAGGCCTCCCTGCCTTCCTTCGCCAGCTACTTCGTGGCCCGCCGCTTGCAGCGCATCGCGCCGGCGCTGGTCGTGTGCCTGCTGGTGACCGCCCTGGTCGATGCCGTCTTCGTACCCGATGCATGGCTCAGCCACCGCAACCAGGTGACCGGCCGCTTCGCGTTCTTCGGCTTCAGCAACGTCGTGATGGCGCGTGCCGACAACGACTACTTCTCGCCGATCGCCGAGCTCAACCCGTATACGCATACCTGGTCGCTCGGCGTGGAGGAGCAGTTCTACCTGCTGTTCCCCGTGCTGTTCTTCCTGTGGCTTCGCGGCGGACGCTGGCGTTGGGGCGTCACCGCGGTCACTGCGGCGGCTTCATTGTCGTCGCTTGTTTACGGCGCATGGCTGGGTCCGCGTGATCCGACGCAGGCCTTCTATCTGCTGGGAAGCCGTTTCTGGGAAATCGGTGCGGGCGTGCTGCTCTACCAGCTGCAGGCGTTGTGGCCCGCGGCGCCTTTGCAGGATGCGGCGACCAGCCAGCGCCATTGGCTCGTCGGTGCACTGGCATCCCTCGCACTGGTGATCGCCGGCTTCGTCGTCTCCCAGCCGGGCAGTTTCCCTGCGCCGGGTGGATGGATGCCGGTACTCGGCACGCTGGGCCTGCTCCTGTGCCTGCGGCACGTCGAACTCACGCACCCCTTCGTCCGCGTGCTCGCCGAGGGACCGATGGCGACGGTCGGACGGCTCTCGTATTCGCTCTACCTGTGGCACTGGCCGGTGTTCGTGCTGTTCCGCTGGACCATCGGGCTGGCGACCTGGCCGCTGCAAGGGCTGGCGGTCGCCCTGTCCGGGATCCTCGCCGTCGCCTCGTATCGCTACATCGAAACCCCCGCACGACGTGCCGAGGGCTTGCGCCGGCTGCCGCGGCCGATGGTGGCCGCGCTCGGCCTGGCCTTCGTCTTCAGCGGCCTGTGGGTGATGAAGCAGATCACCCACTCGCAGCCCGTCCTCTCCGTCTCCACGGTGACGACGCATGCGCGTGACTGGTACCCCGACGCGGGGCGCATCGCGCGCGAGGCGCCGGCGTGTGCCGTGCCTTCGACCAGCGTCGCGCTCGGCAAGGGCTCGCGGCAAACCTTCGAAGGCAGCCGCTGCACGTCGGAGCCGACGGCACCGAACGTCTACGTCATCGGCGATTCGCATGCGGTGGCCTTAAGCGAAATGCTCGCCGGCTACGCACGCGACACGGGTGCCGTCGTGACGCTTTACGAAAACGAAGGCTGCCCCTTCCTCAGCCTGCAGGCGTGGCGCGACGACACGGTGCATTGCGCGGCGAGCAGCCAGCGCGTGCTCGACGACCTGGTCACGCGAGTGAAGCCGGGCGACGTCGTGTTCCTGCCCTCGCTGCGCATGCCGCGCCATGTCGACCAGTGGGCCGTCGTCGACAGCGGCACGGGCAGTGGTGGCACGGCGCCGCAACCTGCCTCGGCAGGCGGCGACACGCTGCAGGCGTCGGTCGCCCGCGGCGAGCCGGTGCTGGCCCGCATCCAGGCCACCGGCGCACGCACGGTGATCACCGCACCGAACCTGCTACTGAAGCTGCCCTTGTTCCGCTGCGCGGATAGCTACGACCGGATGAACCCGGTATGTCGTGCGGGTGCCGATGTCGATCGTGCCACCTTCGAAAAACAGCGTGCGCCGATGCTGGCCGCCGTGCACGAACTCGCCGCTTCGCAACCGAACGCGTCGGTCTGGGATCCGTTCCCGCTGATGTGTCCGCCCGGACCGGTCTGCCACGCCTACCTCGACGGACATCCGCTGTTCTTCGACGGCGACCACGTCAGCGGCTTCACCAACCGCCTGTTGTTGCCCGCCTTTGAACGGGCCATGCGCGCGACCCGTTCCTGA
- a CDS encoding J domain-containing protein produces MTSTEIFVIVVALFLGYKITASFIGKPKQARNTLAPINIRRPWHEVLNVAPDATREQIVDAYRRLIREFHPDRVVNQGKAARDEAEQRAAEINVAYDEALRQVA; encoded by the coding sequence ATGACCAGCACTGAAATCTTCGTCATCGTGGTCGCGCTGTTCCTTGGCTACAAGATCACCGCCTCGTTCATCGGCAAGCCGAAACAGGCGCGAAACACCCTGGCGCCGATCAACATCAGGCGGCCATGGCATGAAGTGCTGAACGTCGCACCGGACGCCACCCGCGAGCAGATCGTGGACGCCTACCGCCGTCTTATCCGTGAGTTCCACCCGGATCGCGTGGTCAATCAGGGTAAGGCAGCCCGTGACGAGGCAGAACAGCGCGCGGCGGAAATCAACGTCGCCTATGACGAGGCGCTGCGCCAGGTCGCCTGA
- a CDS encoding DUF2167 domain-containing protein has product MSKFVHRFATLLALSLLAFVAHAEEIKDLPWQVGPTKVQVGTQASMDVPEGYAFLGPDGTRRLDKIMHNPSSDSDTYTLAPKALDWAAFFDYDDVGYVKDDEKLDADDLLKSVTEGTEESNKERLQNGWDPLSVTGWKTRPQYDATFKSLTWAFVLRNNKTQHESVNYNARLLGRSGVMSVVLVADPEDLTTAIGQFKSAIGGFAFNAGQAYTDFHTGDRVAEYGLGALIVGGAAAVAAKKGFFAVILSALAAGWKLVLVGLAAVGTFFKRIFSRKQG; this is encoded by the coding sequence ATGTCCAAGTTCGTCCATCGTTTCGCGACCCTGCTCGCGCTCTCGCTGCTTGCCTTCGTGGCGCACGCCGAAGAGATCAAGGACCTGCCCTGGCAGGTCGGCCCGACCAAGGTGCAGGTCGGTACGCAGGCCAGCATGGATGTGCCGGAGGGCTATGCCTTCCTCGGTCCCGATGGCACCCGCCGGCTGGACAAGATCATGCACAACCCGTCCAGCGACAGCGACACCTATACCCTGGCCCCGAAGGCTCTCGACTGGGCGGCCTTCTTCGACTATGACGACGTCGGCTACGTGAAGGACGACGAAAAGCTCGACGCCGACGACCTGCTGAAGTCGGTCACCGAAGGCACCGAGGAAAGCAACAAGGAACGCCTGCAGAACGGCTGGGATCCTCTGTCGGTGACCGGCTGGAAGACCAGGCCGCAGTACGACGCGACGTTCAAGTCGCTGACCTGGGCGTTCGTGCTTCGCAACAACAAGACCCAGCACGAATCGGTGAACTACAACGCGCGCCTGCTCGGCCGCAGCGGCGTGATGAGCGTCGTGCTGGTGGCTGACCCGGAAGACCTGACCACGGCCATTGGCCAGTTCAAGAGCGCGATCGGCGGCTTCGCCTTCAACGCCGGCCAGGCCTACACCGATTTCCACACCGGTGACCGCGTGGCCGAATACGGACTGGGCGCGCTGATCGTCGGCGGTGCCGCGGCCGTGGCCGCGAAGAAGGGCTTCTTCGCCGTGATCCTCAGCGCGCTCGCCGCGGGCTGGAAGCTGGTGCTTGTCGGCCTCGCCGCCGTGGGCACCTTCTTCAAGCGGATCTTCAGCCGCAAGCAAGGCTGA